The Drosophila gunungcola strain Sukarami chromosome 3L unlocalized genomic scaffold, Dgunungcola_SK_2 000003F, whole genome shotgun sequence genome contains a region encoding:
- the LOC128258634 gene encoding uncharacterized protein LOC128258634 isoform X3 translates to MHEQRDLYIKGGSKVDVICILTYCWYPMHWWLLIFLTLSCEGLQELELAYVVAEPQRTSLLQNSLILQFAQDYKHIPRITYFTCQKPFSQTSTSDQIPSAELRDAFAAKNVQLIKSLYESELFVRIVLLDVLAPAPSSTRRPGSGPSGGFSQTPSQAQSNADWLEGVLQMEALRQIAVVDLACGPVSRRFLELASTKMLYSEKFHWLLIEDFAWHGKTQAGEGSAEREEEPPVQQIQATDDEDLPSIESFLGGMNLYMNTELTLVKRMSEAAHYTLFDVWNPGLNYGGHVNLTEIGSFTPSGGIQLHDWFRTTSTVRRRMDMQHARVRCMVVVTNKNMTGTLMYYLTHTVSGHIDTMNRFNFNLLMAVRDMFNWTFVLSRTTSWGYVKNGRFDGMIGALIRNETDIGGAPIFYWLERHKWIDVAGRSWSSRPCFIFRHPRSTQKDRIVFLQPFTNDVWVLIMGCGVLTVLILWFLTNIEWKLVPHDGSALIKPKGGVPPRQNYQQQSQQEQKEATVRPITAVSVVVVEKKKDENIEGNEDTNRIDAETLWQRCYQKLNEYIKDRKAKQIKSPERVGLFLESVLFFVGIICQQGLGFSTSFVSGRCIVITSLLFSFCIYQFYSASIVGTLLMEKPKTIKTLSDLVHSSLKVGMEDILYNRDYFLHTKDPVSMELYAKKITSVPNTKENEADEDEPVDPNPASTDPAKSYRDIVHSHETGAHAKDNAASNWLDPETGLLRVKHERFAFHVDVAAAYKIIADTFSEQDICDLTEVSMFPPQKTVSIMQKNSPMRKVISYGLRRVTETGILSYHFNVWHSRKPPCVKKIETSDLHHP, encoded by the exons ATGCACGAACAACGGGATCTGTATATAAAAGGCGGAAGCAAGGTAGAtgtcatttgcattttaacaTATTGTTGGTACCCAATGCATTGGTGGCTACTCATATTTTTGACGTTATCCTGCGAGGGATTGCAGGAGCTGGAGTTGGCTTATGTGGTGGCCGAACCGCAGCGCACATCGTTGCTGCAGAACAGTCTGATACTGCAATTCGCGCAGGACTACAAGCACATCCCCAGGATAACCTACTTCACGTGCCAGAAACCCTTTTCCCAGACCTCGACCTCCGACCAAATCCCCAGTGCAGAACTTCGCGACGCCTTCGCGGCGAAGAATGTTCAGCTGATTAAGAGCCTCTACGAGAGCGAGCTCTTTGTGCGGATTGTCCTGCTGGATGTCCTGGCCCCGGCTCCTTCGAGTACCCGACGACCGGGCAGCGGGCCGAGCGGAGGATTCAGCCAGACGCCCAGTCAGGCACAGAGCAATGCCGACTGGCTGGAGGGCGTCCTGCAGATGGAAGCCCTCAGGCAAATTGCGGTCGTGGATCTGGCATGCGGCCCCGTCAGTCGCCGATTTCTCGAGTTG GCTTCCACCAAGATGCTTTACAGCGAGAAGTTTCACTGGTTATTGATAGAGGATTTCGCCTGGCATGGCAAGACCCAGGCTGGCGAAGGATCAGCGGAACGGGAGGAGGAGCCACCGGTGCAGCAAATACAGGCGACCGACGATGAAGACCTGCCATCCATCGAGAGCTTCTTGGGGGGCATGAACCTGTACATGAACACCGAACTCACTTTGGTCAAGCGAATGTCCGAGGCAGCCCACTACACTTTGTTCGATGTCTG GAACCCCGGACTCAACTACGGCGGACACGTCAATCTGACCGAAATTGGCAGCTTCACGCCGTCAGGAGGAATCCAGTTGCACGACTGGTTTCGGACCACATCCACAGTTCGTCGCCGGATGGATATGCAGCATGCCCGGGTGCGCTGCATGGTTGTG GTGACCAACAAAAACATGACGGGCACCCTGATGTACTACCTCACCCACACGGTGTCCGGTCACATCGACACGATGAACCGCTTCAACTTCAATCTGCTGATGGCAGTGCGCGACATGTTCAACTGGACGTTCGTCCTTTCCAGGACGACGTCGTGGGGATATGTGAAGAATGGTCGGTTCGACGGGATGATTGGAGCTCTCATTCGCAACGAGACGGATATTGGCGGGGCACCGATATTCTACTGGCTGGAAAGGCATAAATGGATCGATGTGGCCGGCAGGAGTTGGTCGAGTCGTCCCTGTTTCATCTTTCGCCATCCGAGAAGTACCCAAAAGGATCGTATCGTATTCCTTCAACCTTTCACCAACGATGTTTGGGTTCTAATTATGGGCTGTGGTGTTTTGACAGTATTAATTCTTTGGTTTCTGACCAACATTGAGTGGAAACTGGTGCCTCACGATGGCTCAGCTTTGATTAAGCCCAAAGGCGGAGTTCCACCACGTCAAAATTACCAGCAGCAATCACAGCAGGAGCAAAAGGAAGCCACAGTGCGACCCATTACTGCAGTTTCAGTGGTtgttgttgaaaaaaaaaaggatgaaAACATAGAAGGCAATGAAGATACCAATCGCATTGATGCCGAAACCCTTTGGCAACGCTGCTACCAGAAGCTAAATGAGTACATCAAAGATCGGAAGGCCAAGCAGATTAAATCTCCAGAGCGAGTTGGTCTCTTTCTGGAATCCGTACTATTTTTCGTGGGAATTATTTGCCAACAGGGACTTGGCTTTTCCACCAGTTTTGTTTCAGGACGTTGTATTGTGATCACCAGCCTGCTGTTCTCGTTTTGCATCTATCAATTCTATTCGGCCAGTATTGTGGGCACTCTGCTGATGGAGAAACCCAAAACCATTAAAACTTTAAGCGACTTGGTGCACAGTTCGTTGAAAGTGGGAATGGAGGATATACTCTATAACAGAGACTACTTTTTG CACACCAAAGACCCCGTTTCCATGGAACTGTATGCGAAGAAGATTACAAGTGTGCCCAATACCAAAGAAAACGAAGCCGATGAAGATGAGCCAGTGGATCCGAATCCAGCGTCTACTGATCCTGCTAAATCATACCGGGATATTGTCCACAGCCATGAAACGGGTGCCCATGCCAAGGATAATGCAGCCAGCAATTGGTTAGATCCCGAAACAGGTTTACTTAGGGTTAAACACGAAA GATTTGCCTTTCATGTGGACGTGGCTGCTGCCTACAAGATAATTGCGGATACGTTTAGCGAACAGGATATTTGTGATCTCACCGAGGTCAGCATGTTTCCGCCCCAAAAAACCGTGAGCATTATGCAGAAAAATTCGCCAATGAGGAAGGTTATCTCATATGG ATTACGACGTGTCACTGAAACAGGAATTCTGTCATATCACTTTAATGTCTGGCACTCGAGAAAACCGCCTTGTGTGAAGAAAATCGAGACCTCGGACTTGCAT CACCCTTAA